One Sphingopyxis macrogoltabida DNA window includes the following coding sequences:
- a CDS encoding ParB/RepB/Spo0J family partition protein encodes MSKAAVKPAKKSFADFDMDAMDFSAVPANTEFKAAGRFQRLPLADIDPDPAQVRREFDQAEIDALAATIKDRGLLQPIVVAPTSNGRYIIRYGERRYRACRQLGFDQIDTVLDQADAERDIGLDQFLENEQRQALSLAERVSFIASRVSDTLSTKDLAARIAKPHSEVKRLYSLRTLPEDILAALKNCSPRAAVAIKHAIELDEKATRNFVVTNENPTAAACEQFLATLQGGPDEESAQAGAAKPNDDSALPQESRAPVAAATSAADERRERPELDAGDDEREGEGAALAERSDHKPRTPRQPKEANDAPAIIIQGRRGIVLSGQVTVRFDGEAAPQTFDF; translated from the coding sequence ATGAGCAAGGCAGCTGTCAAACCGGCGAAGAAGAGCTTTGCCGACTTCGATATGGACGCGATGGATTTTTCGGCCGTCCCCGCGAATACCGAGTTCAAGGCAGCTGGGCGGTTTCAGCGCCTTCCGCTCGCTGACATTGATCCAGACCCCGCGCAGGTTCGCCGGGAGTTCGACCAGGCCGAGATTGATGCACTGGCCGCGACCATCAAGGACCGCGGCTTGCTGCAACCCATCGTCGTCGCGCCAACATCGAACGGCCGCTACATCATCCGATACGGCGAGCGGCGCTACCGCGCGTGCCGCCAGCTTGGTTTCGACCAGATCGACACCGTTCTGGATCAGGCCGACGCCGAACGCGATATTGGCCTCGACCAGTTTCTTGAGAACGAACAACGCCAAGCCCTAAGTCTGGCCGAGCGCGTCAGTTTCATCGCGAGCCGCGTCAGTGACACGCTTTCGACAAAGGATCTAGCCGCGCGCATCGCCAAGCCGCATTCGGAAGTGAAGCGCCTCTACTCGCTGCGCACCTTGCCCGAGGACATTCTTGCCGCGTTGAAGAATTGTTCTCCGCGCGCCGCCGTCGCCATCAAACACGCGATCGAGCTGGACGAGAAGGCCACGCGCAATTTCGTGGTCACGAATGAAAATCCGACAGCCGCCGCCTGCGAGCAGTTTCTTGCCACGCTCCAAGGCGGTCCCGATGAAGAGAGCGCTCAGGCCGGCGCCGCTAAACCGAATGACGATTCAGCGCTGCCCCAAGAATCGCGCGCGCCGGTGGCAGCTGCCACCAGTGCAGCAGATGAGCGTCGGGAGCGGCCCGAACTGGATGCCGGCGACGACGAGCGGGAAGGGGAGGGCGCTGCGCTTGCCGAGCGTTCCGATCACAAGCCGCGCACCCCCCGTCAGCCGAAAGAGGCCAACGACGCACCGGCCATCATCATTCAGGGCCGTCGCGGGATTGTTCTCAGCGGCCAGGTCACGGTTCGGTTCGACGGCGAGGCTGCGCCCCAAACCTTCGACTTCTGA
- a CDS encoding ParA family protein, with protein MRTIVVTNERGGIGKTMLTCHIAWHLAEQGKRVVVLDLDKQCHSAGMLKAEFEQIGPVQSILDFAPGEEPPALACFKNTRQVVELTTDGPQQGQHIAAYVRAIRAGLAKHYDYCVIDTAPAWDGRNLMALIASDYVAVPLDPDKTARQSLNEISQSISLANKVRGEGNETRFGIVFNRVQTTSEVSKMLMERIGQALPANVVPHTIPHREHMREAALLEIPVWRLAKDTRRSAPVLREVVSYIVDQAEREAA; from the coding sequence ATGCGAACAATCGTAGTGACTAATGAGCGCGGTGGCATCGGCAAGACCATGCTTACCTGTCATATCGCGTGGCATCTGGCCGAGCAGGGCAAGCGTGTCGTGGTCCTTGACCTGGACAAGCAATGCCACAGTGCCGGAATGCTGAAAGCCGAGTTCGAGCAGATCGGGCCGGTTCAGTCGATACTCGACTTCGCCCCCGGCGAGGAACCTCCGGCGCTGGCTTGCTTCAAGAACACGAGGCAAGTGGTCGAACTGACGACTGACGGCCCGCAGCAGGGCCAGCACATCGCCGCCTATGTTCGCGCCATTCGTGCCGGCCTTGCCAAGCACTACGACTATTGCGTGATCGACACGGCCCCGGCTTGGGATGGCCGCAACCTTATGGCGCTGATCGCATCCGATTATGTCGCGGTGCCTTTAGACCCCGACAAAACCGCACGGCAATCGCTCAACGAGATTTCGCAAAGCATCAGCCTTGCCAATAAGGTTCGGGGGGAGGGCAACGAAACCCGCTTCGGGATCGTGTTCAATCGTGTGCAGACGACGAGTGAAGTGTCTAAAATGCTCATGGAGCGGATCGGGCAGGCGCTACCCGCCAATGTTGTCCCGCATACCATCCCGCACCGCGAGCATATGCGCGAGGCGGCCCTTCTCGAAATTCCCGTGTGGCGACTTGCCAAGGATACGCGCCGCAGCGCGCCGGTCCTGCGCGAAGTCGTCTCCTACATTGTCGATCAAGCTGAGAGGGAAGCCGCATGA
- a CDS encoding helix-turn-helix transcriptional regulator translates to MAAKLFNRVASLRIAAGLTQSELAARIHVSPETVAAIENGRQDATLITALRMSHALRTQVPNIFREQPFPKLIGSDRGESRTA, encoded by the coding sequence GTGGCGGCCAAACTGTTCAATCGTGTAGCGAGCTTGCGCATCGCTGCCGGACTTACGCAATCCGAGCTGGCGGCGAGGATTCACGTCTCACCTGAAACAGTCGCCGCCATCGAGAACGGCAGGCAGGACGCCACTTTGATAACGGCGCTCCGAATGTCCCACGCACTGCGAACTCAAGTGCCGAACATCTTTAGGGAGCAGCCTTTCCCTAAGCTGATCGGCTCCGATCGAGGCGAGAGCCGCACAGCTTAG
- a CDS encoding single-stranded DNA-binding protein, with amino-acid sequence MQNIAEFRIIGRVGSVDTTDKVTHVSVAANYNRKDGDEWKTDTHWNRVTFFRQLAERAADLGKGDLVHITGRVRQNSYESNGETRYSVDLIAEGLGILTRGGAD; translated from the coding sequence ATGCAGAACATCGCTGAATTTCGGATCATCGGCCGCGTTGGCAGTGTCGATACGACCGATAAAGTCACCCACGTTTCCGTCGCCGCGAACTACAACCGCAAGGATGGCGATGAATGGAAGACCGATACGCACTGGAACCGTGTGACGTTCTTCCGCCAGCTGGCAGAGCGCGCCGCTGATCTGGGCAAGGGCGACCTGGTTCACATCACCGGACGGGTCCGCCAGAACAGCTACGAGAGCAATGGCGAAACCCGCTACTCGGTGGACCTGATCGCTGAGGGGCTGGGCATCCTGACGAGGGGCGGGGCTGATTAA
- a CDS encoding recombinase family protein — protein MLTENVPSPAPQIARVYLRVSTDAQDLRRQDAIVGEAKAAGYYVAAVYREKASGARADRPELLRMIADLQPGEVVIAEKIDRISRLPLTEAEQLVETIRARGARLAIPGVVDLSDLAADADGIARIVLESVQAMLLKIALQMAHDDYTDRRERQRQGIALAKAAGRSGGRKGDRATHARIVALREAGKSIAKTAELADCDRSTVKRVWAAHRAAQVQEPSPQRNHRERKR, from the coding sequence TTGCTGACTGAGAACGTTCCTTCCCCTGCCCCACAGATTGCCCGCGTCTATCTGCGCGTCAGCACCGACGCGCAGGATTTGCGTCGCCAAGACGCGATCGTGGGCGAAGCAAAGGCCGCAGGCTACTATGTCGCGGCGGTCTATCGAGAGAAGGCATCGGGTGCCCGCGCCGACCGCCCCGAGCTTTTGCGCATGATTGCCGATCTTCAACCCGGCGAAGTAGTGATCGCGGAGAAGATCGACCGGATAAGTCGTCTCCCCTTGACCGAGGCTGAGCAGCTGGTTGAGACAATTCGTGCGCGAGGCGCGCGACTTGCCATTCCCGGCGTCGTGGACCTGTCCGACCTCGCGGCCGATGCCGATGGCATCGCCCGCATCGTGCTCGAATCTGTTCAGGCGATGCTCTTGAAGATCGCCTTACAGATGGCCCACGACGATTACACCGATCGCCGCGAGCGACAGCGCCAGGGTATCGCCTTGGCAAAAGCCGCAGGTCGCAGCGGAGGGCGCAAAGGCGATCGGGCAACGCACGCCCGCATTGTGGCATTGCGCGAGGCGGGCAAGAGCATTGCCAAAACGGCAGAGCTGGCCGATTGCGACCGCAGCACAGTCAAGCGAGTATGGGCGGCGCATCGCGCCGCCCAGGTGCAAGAACCCAGCCCTCAGCGAAATCACCGTGAGCGGAAACGCTGA
- a CDS encoding sigma factor-like helix-turn-helix DNA-binding protein, whose product MFVLEHGIMNMQSPIALFNAKLAKTANHSATASADSLGGSAIERINDPHIMDKLLATLEPREEQIVRLRIGGPEGEAQTQRTVASVVGLSPGSIGQIEAKAYRRMRWVMNNLGTDAAVLDALIAKRNADRAREEEVAASAAEAAAREQDQKRIDARHRDERRRAKARKRAWERQLRKAEEQHQALNDEAAYLAQRIIALEGRNRVIRMFLPRNSELERLRARARQCGIEIAQADAGIAKLRSSPPEGPDLAD is encoded by the coding sequence ATGTTCGTGCTGGAACATGGGATAATGAACATGCAGTCACCGATCGCGCTGTTTAATGCGAAGCTTGCCAAGACGGCGAACCATAGCGCAACGGCTTCGGCTGATAGCCTCGGCGGCAGCGCGATCGAGCGGATCAACGATCCTCACATTATGGACAAACTGCTAGCAACTCTCGAACCGCGAGAAGAGCAAATTGTGCGCCTAAGGATTGGTGGTCCCGAGGGGGAAGCGCAAACGCAGCGAACAGTGGCAAGTGTGGTGGGGCTTTCGCCTGGTTCGATCGGACAGATCGAAGCAAAGGCCTACAGACGGATGCGATGGGTGATGAACAATCTCGGCACGGACGCGGCCGTGCTCGATGCGCTCATTGCGAAGCGAAATGCTGATAGGGCGCGGGAAGAGGAAGTTGCCGCTAGCGCGGCCGAAGCAGCGGCCAGAGAGCAGGACCAAAAAAGGATTGATGCTCGACACCGCGATGAAAGGCGGCGCGCGAAAGCTCGAAAGCGAGCGTGGGAGCGCCAGCTACGCAAGGCGGAGGAACAGCACCAGGCCTTGAATGATGAGGCGGCTTATCTTGCGCAGCGCATAATCGCGCTAGAAGGACGGAACCGGGTCATTCGCATGTTTCTCCCCCGCAATTCTGAGCTTGAGCGATTGCGCGCAAGAGCGCGCCAGTGCGGAATTGAAATCGCACAAGCGGACGCAGGCATTGCCAAGCTTCGCTCATCGCCGCCCGAGGGGCCTGACCTTGCTGACTGA
- a CDS encoding helix-turn-helix domain-containing protein — MTQLGANIARELKKLGITQGELSERSGVAASHISYMVRGQGNPTLDTLESLAGVFRLSVVELLAEDSISDDQS; from the coding sequence ATGACCCAGCTCGGGGCCAACATTGCGCGCGAACTAAAGAAGCTAGGCATAACTCAAGGGGAGTTGTCCGAACGCTCGGGCGTTGCGGCGTCGCATATTTCATACATGGTTCGGGGACAAGGCAATCCCACGCTTGATACCTTGGAGAGCCTTGCCGGTGTTTTCAGATTATCGGTTGTCGAATTATTGGCAGAGGATAGCATTTCAGACGATCAGTCCTGA